The Fortiea contorta PCC 7126 genome has a segment encoding these proteins:
- a CDS encoding type II toxin-antitoxin system HicB family antitoxin, whose product MHFTIEIEQEEDGRFIAEVIDFPGVLAYGQTKEEAVARVQALALRVLADKLEHGEVTPKLLSVSFAAV is encoded by the coding sequence ATGCACTTCACAATCGAGATTGAACAAGAAGAGGATGGACGCTTTATAGCTGAGGTGATTGATTTTCCTGGTGTGTTGGCTTATGGACAAACTAAAGAGGAAGCAGTTGCTAGGGTTCAAGCTTTAGCGCTGCGGGTTTTGGCAGATAAGCTAGAGCATGGGGAAGTAACGCCAAAATTATTAAGTGTTTCGTTTGCTGCTGTATGA
- a CDS encoding Coenzyme F420 hydrogenase/dehydrogenase, beta subunit C-terminal domain, with product MTSVDSNKHKKARALKPTSRRPAKELCSECGLCDTYYIHYVKEACAFINQQIGELETQTHTRPRNLDNPDELYFGVHQDMMAARKQQPIEGAQWTGIVSSLAIEMLNRGIVEGVVCVQNTKEDRFQPMPVIARTPEEILAARVNKPTLSPNLSVLEQIEKSGMKRLLVIGVGCQIQALRAVEKQLGLEKLYVLGTPCVDNVTRAGLQKFLETTSRSPDTVEHYEFMQDFRVHFKHEDGSTETVPFFGLKTNKLKDVFAPSCMSCFDYVNSLADLVVGYMGAPFGWQWIVVRNDTGQEMLDLVKDQIDTQPVMSQGNRKEAVQQSIPAYDKAVTLPMWAAKLMGVVIEKIGPKGLEYARFSIDSHFTRNYLYVKRNYPGKLEAHVPEFAKRIVGQYKLPEE from the coding sequence ATGACCTCAGTTGATTCTAACAAACACAAAAAAGCCAGAGCCTTAAAACCCACCAGCCGCCGCCCAGCCAAAGAACTTTGCAGCGAGTGCGGACTGTGCGATACATATTACATCCACTACGTCAAAGAAGCCTGCGCCTTCATCAATCAACAAATCGGCGAACTCGAAACCCAAACCCATACCCGCCCCCGCAACCTCGACAACCCTGACGAACTCTACTTTGGTGTCCACCAAGACATGATGGCCGCGCGGAAACAACAACCCATCGAAGGCGCACAATGGACAGGTATCGTCAGCAGCCTTGCCATTGAAATGCTCAACCGTGGCATAGTTGAAGGCGTCGTCTGCGTGCAAAACACCAAAGAAGACCGCTTCCAACCCATGCCTGTCATCGCCCGCACCCCCGAAGAAATACTAGCAGCGCGAGTAAACAAACCTACACTCTCCCCCAACCTTTCCGTATTAGAACAGATAGAAAAATCCGGGATGAAACGCCTACTAGTAATTGGCGTAGGTTGCCAAATTCAAGCACTCAGAGCCGTAGAAAAACAACTAGGCTTAGAAAAACTTTACGTTTTGGGTACACCATGCGTAGATAACGTCACCCGCGCCGGACTGCAAAAATTCCTAGAAACCACCAGCCGATCGCCTGACACAGTAGAACACTACGAATTCATGCAAGACTTTCGGGTTCACTTCAAACACGAAGACGGCTCCACAGAAACAGTACCCTTCTTCGGCTTAAAAACCAACAAACTTAAAGATGTTTTCGCCCCATCCTGCATGAGCTGCTTTGATTACGTCAACTCCTTAGCAGATTTAGTTGTCGGCTACATGGGCGCGCCCTTCGGTTGGCAATGGATTGTGGTGAGAAATGATACAGGGCAAGAAATGCTGGACTTAGTGAAAGACCAGATAGACACCCAGCCTGTGATGTCCCAAGGAAACCGCAAAGAAGCCGTACAACAAAGCATACCAGCTTACGATAAAGCCGTGACCCTACCCATGTGGGCGGCGAAACTGATGGGTGTGGTGATTGAGAAAATCGGGCCTAAGGGCTTGGAGTATGCGAGGTTTTCCATTGATTCCCACTTTACCCGGAATTATTTGTATGTGAAGCGGAATTATCCGGGTAAGCTGGAAGCACATGTGCCAGAGTTTGCCAAGCGTATCGTGGGGCAGTATAAGTTACCGGAGGAGTAG
- a CDS encoding aminotransferase class I/II-fold pyridoxal phosphate-dependent enzyme, with protein MNSLEQLQQAEQALLEIFSGIDTQVKQNLQKVLNAFRHHRVGAHHFAGVSGYGHDDLGRETLDKVFAAAMGAEAAAVRVQFVSGTHAIACSLFGILRPGNEMLAVAGAPYDTLEEVIGLRGQGQGSLIEFGIKYRQLDLTAAGTIDWQTLSNSINQNTRLVLIQRSCGYSWRPSLSIAEIEKIVNIVKQQNPHTVCFVDNCYGEFIETREPTTVGTDLMAGSLIKNPGGTIVTAGGYIAGRADLVEAAACRLTAPGIGSYGGATFDQNRLLFQGLFLAPQMVGEAMKGTHLTGYVFDKLGYPVNPAPLAPRRDVIQAIKLGSAQKLIAFCKAVQQNSPIGSYLDPIPDEMPGYESQVVMAGGTFIEGSTLEFSADGPLREPYVVYCQGGTHWTHVAIALEAAIDAVGLA; from the coding sequence ATGAACAGCTTAGAACAGCTGCAGCAAGCAGAACAGGCACTGTTAGAGATTTTTTCTGGAATTGACACTCAGGTCAAGCAGAATCTGCAAAAAGTGCTGAACGCCTTTCGTCATCACCGCGTCGGGGCGCACCACTTCGCCGGTGTAAGTGGATACGGCCACGATGACTTAGGACGAGAAACCTTAGATAAAGTTTTTGCAGCAGCGATGGGTGCCGAAGCAGCAGCAGTACGGGTACAGTTTGTATCAGGAACTCACGCGATCGCTTGTTCCTTATTTGGTATACTCCGTCCTGGAAACGAAATGTTAGCAGTAGCTGGCGCTCCCTACGATACACTCGAAGAAGTCATTGGTTTAAGGGGTCAAGGACAAGGTTCCCTAATTGAGTTTGGCATAAAATACCGCCAATTAGACCTAACCGCAGCAGGAACTATAGATTGGCAAACATTATCTAATAGCATCAATCAAAACACCCGCCTAGTATTAATTCAACGCTCTTGCGGCTATTCCTGGCGACCCAGTTTATCCATTGCCGAAATTGAGAAAATTGTCAATATAGTCAAACAACAAAATCCCCACACCGTTTGCTTTGTAGACAATTGCTACGGCGAATTCATCGAAACCAGAGAACCCACAACCGTAGGCACCGACCTGATGGCGGGGTCATTAATTAAAAATCCCGGTGGGACAATAGTTACCGCAGGTGGCTACATAGCCGGACGTGCTGATTTAGTCGAAGCCGCCGCTTGTCGCCTCACCGCCCCTGGTATCGGTAGCTACGGTGGTGCTACATTTGACCAAAATAGGTTGCTATTCCAAGGATTATTTCTCGCACCCCAGATGGTAGGCGAGGCGATGAAAGGAACTCACCTCACTGGTTATGTATTTGACAAACTCGGCTATCCAGTCAATCCCGCACCTCTAGCACCCCGCCGGGATGTCATCCAAGCAATTAAACTTGGTTCTGCCCAAAAGCTGATAGCCTTCTGTAAAGCTGTGCAGCAGAATTCGCCTATAGGTTCTTATTTAGACCCAATTCCTGATGAAATGCCGGGGTATGAAAGCCAAGTAGTCATGGCTGGGGGGACGTTTATTGAGGGTAGTACTTTAGAGTTTTCAGCGGATGGGCCTTTACGGGAACCTTATGTGGTTTATTGTCAGGGGGGGACGCATTGGACGCATGTAGCGATCGCATTGGAGGCGGCGATCGATGCTGTGGGGTTGGCTTAA
- a CDS encoding acyl-CoA desaturase, producing MSIATSTKAQINWVNTLFFIALHFGALFALVPGNFSWNAVGVALFLYWVTGGLGITLGFHRLVTHRSFQTPKWLEYVLVFFGTLACQGGPIEWVGTHRMHHLHSDTEKDPHDSNQGFWWSHMGWLIYNSPTQPDVPRFTKDISEDPVYQFLQKYFILIQFALAVLLLALGGWSFVVWGIFVRIVWVYHCTWLVNSATHKFGYRSHESGDRSTNCWWVAVLVFGEGWHNNHHAYQYSARHGLEWWEIDLTWMTIQLLQIFGLATNVKLADKKM from the coding sequence ATGAGTATTGCTACCTCAACCAAAGCTCAAATTAACTGGGTTAATACCCTGTTTTTCATTGCTCTACACTTCGGTGCTCTGTTTGCTTTAGTTCCTGGTAACTTTAGCTGGAATGCAGTTGGTGTAGCTTTATTTCTTTACTGGGTGACTGGTGGTTTGGGTATTACCCTGGGATTTCACCGTCTCGTCACTCACCGCAGTTTTCAAACTCCCAAGTGGTTAGAGTATGTCCTGGTTTTTTTTGGGACTCTCGCTTGTCAAGGAGGGCCGATTGAATGGGTTGGTACGCACCGGATGCATCATTTGCACTCGGATACTGAAAAAGACCCCCATGATTCTAATCAAGGGTTCTGGTGGAGCCATATGGGTTGGCTGATTTATAACTCGCCCACTCAACCTGATGTTCCTCGTTTCACTAAAGATATTTCCGAAGACCCAGTTTATCAGTTTTTACAAAAATATTTCATTCTCATTCAGTTTGCCCTGGCTGTATTGTTATTAGCCTTGGGTGGTTGGTCGTTTGTTGTTTGGGGAATTTTTGTGCGGATTGTCTGGGTTTATCACTGCACTTGGTTAGTTAACAGTGCTACTCACAAGTTTGGTTATCGCAGTCATGAATCAGGCGATCGCTCAACTAACTGTTGGTGGGTCGCTGTTTTAGTGTTCGGTGAAGGCTGGCACAATAACCACCATGCTTATCAATATTCAGCTCGTCACGGCTTGGAATGGTGGGAAATTGACCTCACTTGGATGACTATTCAATTACTGCAAATATTTGGATTAGCTACAAATGTGAAGCTAGCAGATAAGAAAATGTAA
- a CDS encoding fatty acid desaturase produces MTTSTINTQEQAYNQGDSDLKLKDIIKTLPKECFQKDSRKAWTRVILSVLMVALGYFFLTISPWFLLPVAWIFTGTALTGFFVIAHDCGHRSFANRRWVNDLVGHIFLMPLIYPFHSWRIKHNYHHTHTNKLDEDNAWHPIRPEVFETWTPFRQSVFKGFMRNRFWWVGSIGHWAVVHFDWRNFAKKDQSSIKLSVAVVIVFAAITFPLLIATTGIWGFVKFWLLPWLVYHFWMSTFTIVHHTFADVPFVVSTKWNEALAQLGGTIHCDYPRWVEILCHDINVHVPHHISTAIPSYNLRMAYSSIKENWGDYLHDEFKFSWPLMKQITDQCQLYITDNGYQTFDAYYTQK; encoded by the coding sequence ATGACTACATCAACAATAAACACCCAAGAACAAGCTTATAACCAGGGCGATTCTGACCTGAAGCTAAAAGATATTATCAAAACCCTGCCAAAGGAATGTTTTCAAAAAGATAGCCGTAAAGCTTGGACAAGGGTAATACTCAGTGTTTTGATGGTAGCCTTGGGCTATTTTTTCCTCACAATTAGTCCTTGGTTTCTCTTACCTGTTGCTTGGATTTTTACGGGCACAGCTTTAACAGGATTTTTTGTCATTGCTCATGATTGTGGTCATCGTTCGTTTGCTAACCGTCGCTGGGTGAACGATTTGGTTGGGCACATATTTTTAATGCCTCTGATTTATCCTTTTCATAGTTGGCGGATTAAACATAATTATCATCATACTCATACCAATAAGCTGGATGAGGATAATGCTTGGCATCCTATCAGACCAGAAGTGTTTGAAACTTGGACGCCGTTCAGACAATCTGTTTTTAAAGGATTCATGCGTAACCGTTTCTGGTGGGTGGGTTCCATCGGACATTGGGCGGTTGTGCATTTTGATTGGCGGAATTTTGCCAAAAAAGACCAATCAAGTATCAAGCTTTCTGTGGCTGTGGTAATTGTATTTGCTGCTATTACTTTTCCTTTACTAATCGCTACAACTGGTATTTGGGGTTTTGTTAAATTCTGGCTTTTACCTTGGTTGGTCTATCATTTCTGGATGAGCACTTTCACTATTGTTCACCACACCTTTGCTGATGTTCCTTTTGTGGTAAGTACTAAATGGAATGAGGCTTTAGCGCAGTTGGGTGGTACGATTCACTGTGATTATCCTCGTTGGGTAGAAATCCTGTGCCACGATATCAACGTGCATGTTCCTCACCATATTTCTACTGCTATTCCTTCTTATAATTTGCGGATGGCTTATAGCAGCATTAAGGAAAACTGGGGGGACTATTTACATGATGAATTTAAGTTTTCTTGGCCGTTAATGAAGCAAATTACAGACCAATGTCAATTGTATATAACTGACAATGGTTATCAGACTTTTGACGCATATTACACACAAAAATAA
- a CDS encoding DUF3474 domain-containing protein — protein sequence MHLKSCPLYIQQQNPVSSNTVNLNHIESSESSLDSTKLPFTLQDLKAAIPAECFQPNVAKSLFYFIRDILIIGLLYAVANYLDSWFFWPIFWLMQGTMFWALFVVGHDCGHQSFSKHKWLNDLIGHLSHTPILVPYHGWRISHRTHHKNTGNIDNDESWYPVTESQYQEMPLAQKIGRYYVFLLAYPVYLFKRSPNKEGSHFSPNSPLFKPAEKWDIITSTTLWLGMVALLGFLTYQWGWMWLLKNYAAPYIVFVIWLDLVTFLHHTEPELPWYRGEDWTFLKGAISSIDRDYGFVNHIHHDIGTHVAHHIFLNIPHYNLLKATEAIKPIMGEYFHKSEEPIWKSLWRSAISCHFVPDTGGQVYYTSNNKYSRELLRGNRQQS from the coding sequence ATTCATCTCAAATCTTGTCCGCTTTATATCCAACAACAGAATCCAGTGTCGTCAAATACCGTCAATCTCAACCATATCGAAAGTTCTGAATCCTCTCTAGATTCAACTAAACTACCTTTTACTCTGCAAGATTTAAAAGCTGCTATCCCTGCTGAATGTTTTCAGCCAAATGTAGCCAAATCGCTTTTCTACTTTATTCGTGACATCCTGATTATCGGGCTGCTTTATGCAGTTGCTAATTACCTGGATTCTTGGTTTTTCTGGCCGATTTTTTGGCTAATGCAAGGAACAATGTTTTGGGCTTTGTTTGTAGTTGGACATGATTGCGGACATCAATCTTTTTCTAAGCATAAATGGCTGAATGATTTGATTGGGCATTTGTCCCATACACCGATTCTAGTTCCTTATCACGGTTGGCGAATTAGCCATAGAACTCACCATAAAAATACTGGCAATATCGATAATGATGAAAGCTGGTATCCTGTGACGGAATCACAGTATCAGGAAATGCCTTTGGCACAAAAGATAGGTCGATATTACGTGTTTTTATTGGCTTATCCGGTGTACCTTTTTAAGCGTTCTCCTAATAAGGAAGGTTCCCATTTTTCCCCTAATAGCCCTCTTTTTAAACCTGCAGAAAAATGGGATATCATCACCAGCACTACGCTGTGGCTGGGGATGGTAGCTTTGCTTGGTTTCCTGACATATCAATGGGGTTGGATGTGGTTGTTGAAAAATTACGCCGCACCTTACATTGTGTTTGTAATTTGGCTAGATTTAGTGACTTTTTTACACCACACTGAACCAGAACTTCCTTGGTATCGTGGCGAAGATTGGACTTTCCTCAAAGGTGCAATTTCTAGCATTGACCGAGATTATGGTTTTGTTAACCACATCCATCATGATATAGGTACTCATGTTGCTCACCACATATTCTTGAACATCCCTCACTACAATTTGCTCAAAGCAACTGAGGCGATTAAACCAATTATGGGTGAATACTTCCACAAGTCAGAAGAACCTATTTGGAAGTCTTTATGGCGTTCAGCTATTAGCTGTCATTTTGTTCCTGACACTGGCGGACAAGTTTACTATACGTCCAATAATAAGTATAGCAGGGAACTCTTAAGAGGGAACAGGCAACAGAGTTAA
- a CDS encoding Uma2 family endonuclease has product MTLTIEDLEKLQQKLQDEEQNFQIELQEENILVMSPSDIESSKIGAQLIFLFLLWVKCLGLTKSRAVAMITSTIFELVEEN; this is encoded by the coding sequence ATGACCCTGACTATTGAAGACCTAGAAAAACTACAACAAAAACTACAAGATGAAGAGCAAAACTTTCAAATAGAACTGCAAGAGGAAAATATTTTAGTGATGAGTCCGTCAGATATTGAATCTAGTAAAATCGGCGCTCAGTTAATATTTTTATTTTTATTGTGGGTTAAATGCTTGGGATTGACTAAATCCAGGGCAGTTGCAATGATAACATCAACCATTTTTGAATTAGTCGAAGAAAACTGA
- a CDS encoding SDR family NAD(P)-dependent oxidoreductase: MTVTEKQYSVDKVRLFELAFGEGFMSCGGSAYLAVLFADEVLGSSTHILDICCGLGGSTFYLEDEYGAQVTGIDQEAELIEHARRVAEERSSKCEFILGDVIATHFDDNSFDYIICRDALLHFDNERKNQLFQKIRSWLKPGGKFLATDYGISDQPLTQEQQVVLDRKGYHLLMQSDYYDLFERNTFIRIQVSDDTESYTRHTQAEIERLLAREDEITVRYSAAAFKETVETFKKKLQDIEDGIKTYWLIQAEKYSIQSQRLKGRVAICTGASSGIGRSTAIALAAHGATVVLAARNADKLNTVKALIEEQGGACFVAPTDVTQREQALGLVRTAMERYGRVDVLINAAGVMFYTFLENGVFEEWDRTIDVNITGVVNCIGAVLPVLIRQKSGHIINVSSDAAKTPFAGLSLYCASKAFVTTLSQNLRNEFRGKGIKITDVQPGDVRTDLVRTNSDTKALEALGINPQFKVGHGWASDTQLLNPFDVADCIVGAVMAKPNVGINEVLIEPRDQ, from the coding sequence ATGACGGTCACTGAAAAACAATACAGCGTAGATAAAGTGAGGCTATTTGAGCTGGCCTTTGGTGAAGGGTTCATGTCCTGCGGCGGGTCAGCATATCTTGCCGTACTCTTCGCTGATGAGGTTCTCGGATCAAGTACGCACATCCTGGACATCTGTTGCGGTCTAGGAGGCAGCACCTTCTATCTTGAGGATGAGTATGGGGCTCAAGTCACTGGCATCGACCAGGAAGCGGAGCTAATCGAGCACGCCAGGCGAGTGGCAGAGGAACGTTCGTCTAAGTGTGAATTCATCCTCGGCGATGTCATCGCTACGCATTTTGACGACAACTCCTTTGACTACATCATCTGTCGAGATGCCCTGCTGCACTTCGATAACGAGCGAAAAAATCAACTGTTTCAAAAGATCAGATCATGGCTTAAGCCCGGAGGCAAATTCCTCGCCACTGACTATGGCATCTCGGATCAGCCACTGACCCAAGAGCAACAGGTGGTGCTCGACCGCAAGGGTTATCACCTGCTCATGCAGTCAGATTATTACGATCTCTTCGAGCGCAATACATTCATCCGGATTCAAGTTTCCGACGACACTGAAAGCTACACTCGTCACACGCAAGCCGAGATCGAGCGTCTGCTTGCCCGCGAGGATGAAATCACTGTGCGCTATTCCGCCGCCGCGTTCAAAGAGACGGTTGAAACATTCAAGAAAAAGCTTCAAGACATCGAGGACGGCATCAAGACGTACTGGTTGATCCAGGCTGAAAAATATTCTATTCAATCGCAAAGGTTGAAAGGTCGCGTGGCTATTTGCACGGGTGCGTCTTCTGGCATTGGCCGCTCGACTGCGATCGCGTTGGCCGCCCATGGTGCCACCGTTGTCCTCGCCGCGAGGAATGCAGACAAGCTCAACACAGTCAAAGCGCTCATCGAGGAGCAAGGTGGCGCTTGCTTCGTCGCGCCGACGGATGTCACACAGCGCGAACAAGCGCTGGGCTTGGTTCGCACTGCCATGGAACGTTACGGCCGTGTTGACGTGCTGATCAACGCAGCCGGCGTGATGTTCTATACCTTCCTGGAGAACGGAGTTTTTGAAGAATGGGACAGAACTATTGATGTCAACATCACTGGAGTGGTTAACTGCATCGGCGCTGTCCTGCCTGTGCTCATTCGGCAGAAATCTGGTCACATCATCAACGTCAGCAGTGATGCCGCCAAGACACCGTTCGCAGGGTTGTCGTTGTATTGTGCATCAAAGGCTTTTGTCACCACTCTGTCACAGAATCTGCGCAACGAGTTCCGTGGAAAAGGTATCAAAATAACCGATGTTCAGCCGGGGGATGTCAGAACGGATCTCGTCCGAACTAACAGCGACACGAAGGCGCTCGAGGCACTCGGTATTAATCCGCAATTCAAAGTAGGACATGGGTGGGCTTCGGACACACAGTTGCTCAACCCGTTTGACGTCGCTGACTGCATTGTTGGTGCAGTTATGGCAAAGCCCAATGTCGGAATTAACGAAGTCCTGATCGAGCCACGTGATCAGTAG
- a CDS encoding class II aldolase/adducin family protein, with product MIEENVYKLIALGKKMVRSDLTIADGGNLSTYDAEANEITITRSGVCLDELDIDSFVSFKLEDNVPSGASSETAMHLAGYRARPEFLCLLHFHPQQATLLATFDIKIRTITVDHTYYLAGRIATLPFIQPGTQQLATACSDQFKKGYDILLLAHHGCLLGSKSIEWGLYTALNLEQAAKMTRMLGVHQDETQIPECPSSYLENLKQSGIV from the coding sequence ATGATCGAAGAAAACGTATACAAGCTGATCGCACTGGGAAAAAAGATGGTCAGATCCGATCTAACCATTGCCGATGGTGGCAACCTCTCCACCTATGACGCAGAAGCCAACGAGATTACCATTACACGTTCAGGCGTGTGTCTTGATGAGCTTGATATTGACTCATTTGTATCCTTTAAACTCGAAGACAATGTTCCTAGCGGAGCATCCTCCGAGACGGCGATGCATCTTGCGGGCTATCGAGCGCGGCCAGAGTTTCTATGCTTGTTGCACTTTCACCCGCAGCAAGCTACCCTGCTCGCCACTTTCGATATCAAAATCAGAACCATCACCGTCGATCATACCTACTACCTTGCTGGCAGGATAGCGACCCTGCCATTCATTCAACCGGGTACGCAGCAGCTTGCTACCGCCTGCTCAGATCAATTCAAAAAGGGTTATGATATCTTGTTGCTGGCTCACCATGGCTGCTTGTTGGGCAGCAAGTCGATCGAATGGGGTTTGTACACCGCATTGAACCTTGAGCAGGCAGCGAAGATGACGAGGATGCTGGGTGTCCATCAGGACGAAACCCAGATACCTGAATGCCCCAGTTCGTATCTCGAAAACCTCAAACAGTCAGGAATTGTGTGA
- a CDS encoding aromatic ring-hydroxylating oxygenase subunit alpha: MTISIHELQILAENFNSDPKCSYSLPARAYIKPDFLDIEREAIFYNSWQYVCHVERLRHPGDYIAIDIQGRAIVVVRDHAGVLRAFYNVCRHRGHELVKDQGNIKTFVCPYHAWVYNLDGTLHSARHSNTIEGFHCDDFGMVSVQIEEFCHMVFVNLDPEAKPLTTQSGELAREILEYAPDLGTLTHSYRLTYRVKGNWKIVVDNFLECYHCLVAHKDLITLLDMRNYQVTTYDIYSSQIGPSSMTSNSAYNVEGASVQDHFLWWLWPNTGLLRYPGDPNWMVWHFIPVDAETTIEIFDFFFQESTPTAQQMEAIKYIDKVLQNEDIDIIESVQRGMNTPAYEKGGRFVVCSGNDKGESEHGVHHFHGLYLKAIDQYLQARSLDQIERAPSGNPQRTI; this comes from the coding sequence ATGACCATCTCAATTCATGAGCTACAAATCTTAGCTGAAAATTTTAATAGTGATCCAAAATGTTCGTACTCTTTGCCAGCTCGGGCCTATATCAAGCCGGATTTTCTGGACATTGAGCGGGAGGCGATCTTTTACAACAGTTGGCAGTATGTCTGCCATGTTGAGCGGCTTCGTCATCCAGGAGACTACATCGCCATCGACATACAGGGGCGAGCGATCGTCGTCGTCCGCGATCACGCAGGTGTGCTGCGGGCTTTTTACAACGTTTGCCGCCACCGTGGCCATGAGCTAGTGAAGGATCAAGGCAACATTAAAACCTTTGTCTGCCCATATCACGCTTGGGTCTACAACCTAGACGGAACCCTCCACTCGGCTCGACATTCAAATACCATTGAAGGCTTTCACTGTGACGATTTCGGGATGGTGTCGGTTCAAATCGAAGAGTTCTGTCACATGGTCTTCGTCAACCTTGACCCAGAGGCGAAACCGCTGACCACTCAGTCCGGCGAGTTAGCCCGTGAAATTCTAGAATATGCCCCTGACTTAGGGACGCTGACTCATTCATACCGACTCACCTATCGCGTTAAGGGCAACTGGAAAATCGTTGTCGATAATTTCCTAGAATGCTACCACTGTCTGGTAGCCCATAAGGATCTTATAACATTGCTGGACATGCGTAATTACCAGGTCACAACATACGATATTTATTCCAGCCAAATTGGGCCGAGCAGCATGACCAGTAACTCAGCCTACAACGTTGAAGGGGCAAGCGTCCAAGATCATTTCCTCTGGTGGCTGTGGCCTAATACCGGCTTACTACGTTACCCAGGCGATCCTAATTGGATGGTCTGGCACTTCATTCCGGTTGATGCTGAAACGACGATCGAAATTTTCGATTTCTTCTTCCAAGAATCAACCCCCACTGCTCAGCAGATGGAAGCGATCAAATATATCGACAAAGTTTTACAAAACGAAGATATCGACATTATTGAAAGTGTGCAGCGGGGCATGAACACGCCTGCCTACGAAAAAGGAGGCCGTTTCGTCGTGTGCAGTGGCAACGACAAAGGTGAAAGTGAGCATGGGGTTCATCACTTTCATGGCCTCTATTTGAAAGCCATTGATCAATACCTTCAGGCCAGATCCCTAGATCAAATCGAGCGGGCCCCCTCTGGTAACCCTCAACGGACTATATGA
- a CDS encoding SAM hydrolase/SAM-dependent halogenase family protein → MKKKTFVSLTSDFGAQSQGVGLMEGVILSISPHSHVIHLTHELPPFNLLAAARTLEQVSFLPVGAHVCICDPGASFNRNSIILETCRGDWLLGPDNGILIPAARILGGIVKATTIENVAYMRAPVSQIFHGRDIFAPVAAHLSNGVSLDQFGSSIEVNNLVRAVYDEALVIDNLVYATVIQISRFGSVHLNIKYELWKKLELDNKDSIQIRHSNTGSLCLPIGRTFSDVAKGEPLILKDDCGRIEMAINMGSFAETFNIKIGDSVVLCIHSGFHNNEKQSWVLSYEI, encoded by the coding sequence ATGAAAAAAAAAACTTTTGTTAGTTTAACAAGCGATTTTGGTGCTCAAAGTCAGGGAGTAGGGCTAATGGAGGGGGTTATATTGTCAATATCTCCTCACTCACACGTTATTCATTTAACGCACGAACTGCCTCCATTTAATCTACTCGCTGCGGCAAGAACCTTAGAGCAAGTTTCTTTTCTTCCAGTTGGTGCTCATGTATGTATATGCGATCCTGGTGCCTCCTTCAACCGTAACTCGATAATCTTAGAAACATGCCGTGGTGATTGGTTGCTTGGGCCAGATAACGGAATTCTAATTCCCGCAGCAAGGATTTTGGGGGGCATCGTCAAAGCCACTACAATTGAAAATGTTGCATACATGCGAGCGCCAGTTTCACAGATATTCCACGGTCGAGATATATTTGCCCCAGTTGCTGCCCACCTATCAAATGGCGTTTCACTTGATCAATTTGGATCAAGCATTGAGGTAAACAATCTAGTAAGGGCGGTATATGATGAGGCTTTGGTTATTGATAACTTAGTATACGCTACCGTTATCCAAATCAGCCGTTTCGGGTCTGTTCATCTGAATATAAAATATGAATTGTGGAAAAAATTAGAATTAGACAATAAGGACAGCATTCAAATCAGACACTCTAATACTGGAAGTTTATGTTTACCAATTGGTCGGACATTTAGCGATGTTGCTAAAGGGGAGCCTCTGATATTAAAGGATGATTGTGGAAGAATAGAGATGGCTATAAACATGGGATCATTTGCAGAAACCTTTAACATCAAAATCGGAGATTCTGTAGTTTTATGTATTCATAGCGGTTTTCATAATAATGAAAAGCAGTCCTGGGTGCTTTCATACGAGATTTAG